Proteins encoded within one genomic window of Halomonas sp. YLGW01:
- the rlmN gene encoding 23S rRNA (adenine(2503)-C(2))-methyltransferase RlmN gives MTATTDTPSRTNLLGLSREQMESFFLSIGEKKFRAAQLMKWIHQEGCDDFAAMTNLSKALRERLAEVAEIRGPGVVYEGTSSDGTRKWVLEVEDGSYVETVLIPAENGKRRTLCVSSQVGCSLDCSFCSTGKQGFQRNLTAAEIIGQVWVAQRSVGPRRDTANRPVTNVVMMGMGEPLMNYDAVVPAMKLMLDDNGYGLSKRRVTLSTSGVVPKLDQLGDELDVSLAISLHAATDELRSELVPLNRKYNIRSLLDACQRYLAKCDDTRIVTIEYTLIKDVNDQQEHAEQLAELLRELPCKINLIPFNPFPHSGYEKPSRNQTMRFQQWLYELGYTAPVRSTRGDDIDAACGQLVGRVKDRTKRHERYIQSIQLDAD, from the coding sequence ATGACTGCCACGACCGACACCCCGTCCCGCACCAATCTGCTCGGCCTGTCCCGAGAACAGATGGAATCCTTCTTCCTGTCCATTGGCGAGAAGAAGTTCCGCGCTGCCCAGCTGATGAAGTGGATTCATCAGGAAGGCTGTGACGACTTTGCCGCCATGACCAACCTGTCCAAGGCCCTGCGCGAACGCCTGGCCGAGGTGGCCGAGATCCGTGGCCCCGGCGTGGTCTATGAAGGCACCTCCAGCGACGGGACCCGCAAATGGGTACTCGAGGTCGAGGACGGCAGCTACGTGGAAACCGTGCTGATCCCGGCCGAGAACGGCAAGCGCCGCACCCTGTGCGTATCCTCCCAGGTCGGCTGCTCGCTGGACTGCAGTTTCTGCTCCACGGGCAAGCAGGGCTTCCAGCGCAACCTTACCGCCGCCGAGATCATCGGTCAGGTATGGGTCGCCCAGCGCAGCGTGGGCCCGCGCCGCGACACCGCCAATCGCCCGGTCACCAACGTGGTGATGATGGGCATGGGCGAGCCGCTAATGAACTACGATGCCGTCGTGCCGGCCATGAAGCTGATGCTCGACGACAACGGCTACGGCCTGTCCAAGCGTCGCGTCACCCTGTCGACCTCCGGCGTGGTGCCGAAGCTCGACCAGCTCGGCGACGAACTCGACGTGAGCCTGGCCATCTCGCTGCACGCCGCCACCGACGAGCTGCGCAGCGAACTGGTCCCGCTTAACCGCAAGTACAACATCCGTTCCCTGCTCGATGCCTGCCAGCGTTACCTGGCCAAGTGCGACGACACCCGCATCGTGACCATCGAGTACACCCTGATCAAGGACGTCAACGACCAGCAGGAGCATGCCGAACAGCTCGCCGAACTGCTCCGGGAGCTGCCGTGCAAGATCAACCTGATCCCGTTCAACCCCTTCCCGCACTCGGGCTACGAGAAGCCGTCCCGCAACCAGACGATGCGCTTCCAGCAGTGGCTCTACGAACTGGGGTATACCGCACCGGTGCGCAGCACCCGCGGCGATGATATCGATGCCGCCTGCGGCCAGCTGGTCGGCCGGGTCAAGGACCGCACCAAGCGCCACGAGCGCTACATTCAGTCGATCCAGCTCGACGCCGACTGA
- the ndk gene encoding nucleoside-diphosphate kinase: MATERTLSIIKPDAVSKNVIGEIYTRFEKAGLKVVAAKMIHLSQEKAEGFYAEHKERPFFGALTGFMTSGPVMVQVLEGENAIAVNRDLMGATNPKEAEAGTIRADFAESIDANAAHGSDSAESAEREVAYFFGADEICPRG; encoded by the coding sequence ATGGCTACCGAACGCACGCTGTCCATCATCAAGCCCGATGCCGTTTCCAAGAACGTGATCGGTGAGATCTACACTCGCTTCGAAAAGGCCGGCCTCAAGGTCGTCGCCGCCAAGATGATCCACCTCTCCCAGGAGAAGGCCGAAGGCTTCTACGCCGAGCACAAGGAACGCCCCTTCTTCGGCGCCCTGACCGGCTTCATGACCTCCGGCCCGGTGATGGTTCAGGTGCTGGAAGGCGAGAACGCGATCGCCGTCAACCGTGACCTGATGGGCGCGACCAACCCGAAGGAAGCCGAAGCCGGCACCATCCGCGCCGACTTCGCCGAGTCCATCGATGCCAACGCCGCTCATGGCTCCGACTCCGCCGAGTCCGCCGAGCGTGAAGTGGCCTACTTCTTCGGCGCCGACGAGATCTGCCCGCGCGGCTGA
- the pilW gene encoding type IV pilus biogenesis/stability protein PilW — protein MTRRHRLPTGPRRGPLFAALLCVAWLGGCATTAVPQQDNQDEAVEAYTRLGTAYLERNNLPRATRALNRALEVAPNDPEALQAMAMIFQRQDEIALAEEYFRRALDAAPDATRARNNFAAFLYAQGRTRDACKQLALASEDTQYANRAQLFANLGQCRRDLGQTEEAREALERAKVIDPRQPRSYLLLARLEHAQGHQARAWDNIQAHMRLAGITSDNLALAQDIALARGDTERADFYARQLVPSGSADASRGTP, from the coding sequence ATGACACGCCGTCATCGCCTACCGACCGGCCCCAGGCGAGGCCCCCTGTTCGCCGCCCTGCTATGCGTGGCGTGGCTGGGCGGCTGCGCGACTACCGCGGTTCCGCAACAGGACAACCAGGACGAGGCCGTGGAGGCCTACACCCGCCTGGGCACGGCCTACCTCGAACGCAATAACCTGCCGCGGGCCACTCGCGCCCTCAACCGGGCCCTCGAGGTCGCCCCCAACGACCCCGAGGCGCTGCAGGCCATGGCGATGATCTTCCAGCGTCAGGACGAGATCGCGCTGGCCGAGGAATACTTCCGTCGCGCCCTGGACGCCGCCCCCGACGCGACCCGGGCACGCAACAATTTCGCCGCCTTCCTGTATGCTCAGGGGCGGACGCGTGACGCCTGCAAGCAGCTGGCGCTCGCCAGCGAAGACACACAATACGCCAATCGTGCCCAGCTGTTTGCCAACCTGGGCCAGTGCCGGCGCGATCTGGGCCAGACGGAGGAGGCGCGGGAGGCCCTGGAGCGGGCCAAGGTCATCGACCCGCGCCAGCCCAGAAGCTATCTGCTGCTGGCACGACTTGAACATGCGCAGGGGCATCAAGCCCGTGCCTGGGACAACATCCAGGCGCACATGCGCCTGGCAGGCATCACGTCGGACAACCTGGCCCTGGCGCAGGATATCGCGCTGGCCCGGGGCGACACCGAGCGGGCCGATTTCTATGCCCGCCAGCTCGTGCCGTCAGGCTCCGCGGACGCCTCCCGTGGCACGCCCTGA
- a CDS encoding iron-sulfur cluster assembly accessory protein produces MAHLSITPAAASQIRQVLDERGHGLGLRVSVKPSGCSGYSYVLDFADEQGDEDVTFEEHGAAVYVAPEALEMLDGSEVDYVSEGLNRFFRFNNPNVKDQCGCGESFTV; encoded by the coding sequence ATGGCCCATCTTTCGATCACTCCCGCCGCCGCCAGCCAGATCCGTCAGGTGCTCGACGAGCGCGGCCACGGCCTCGGCCTGCGCGTCTCGGTCAAGCCGAGCGGCTGCTCCGGCTACAGCTACGTGCTCGACTTCGCCGACGAACAGGGCGACGAGGACGTGACCTTCGAGGAGCACGGCGCGGCCGTCTATGTCGCCCCCGAGGCCCTCGAGATGCTCGACGGCAGCGAGGTCGACTACGTCTCGGAAGGCCTCAACCGCTTCTTCCGCTTCAACAACCCCAACGTCAAGGATCAGTGCGGCTGCGGCGAAAGCTTCACCGTCTGA